A single genomic interval of Bacillus smithii harbors:
- a CDS encoding TIGR03826 family flagellar region protein: MGEISNCPRCGSLFMKTSFRDVCENCYKEEENLYDKVYKFLRKRENRAATITRVVEATGVDEELIYKWVRKGRLQPAVFPNMGYPCDNCGKIITKGKLCSDCADQLRHDLETFEKEQERKKERNITYYSLKDDTK, translated from the coding sequence ATGGGAGAGATTTCAAACTGCCCCCGCTGCGGGTCGCTGTTTATGAAAACAAGTTTTCGCGACGTTTGTGAAAATTGCTATAAAGAAGAGGAAAATCTTTATGACAAAGTATATAAATTTCTGAGAAAAAGAGAAAATCGGGCTGCCACCATCACGAGGGTAGTGGAAGCGACGGGAGTGGACGAAGAATTGATTTATAAATGGGTGAGGAAGGGAAGGCTGCAGCCGGCTGTTTTTCCGAACATGGGATATCCGTGCGACAATTGCGGGAAAATTATTACAAAAGGAAAATTATGTTCCGATTGTGCCGATCAATTGCGCCACGATTTAGAGACGTTTGAAAAAGAACAGGAAAGAAAAAAGGAAAGAAATATTACGTACTACTCTTTGAAGGACGATACGAAATAA
- a CDS encoding ComF family protein, whose amino-acid sequence MNCLYCGKEQSSRYSWLTVFRLKEEPALCLDCQERFQRISGDCCSICGRPLSEWPAEWPRSHCCLDCVRWEEDENWRSVLTKNVSLFYYNKGMKEWLARFKYRGDYHLARCFASEIRNEIRRMAPDKIVPIPLSEERLQERGFNQAKALVEEAGFHAEELLGRFHTEKQSKKSRIERIHLPEVFYMIHPASLANETVLLVDDIYTTGSTLRHAAKVLKKHGAQTVLALTLARG is encoded by the coding sequence TTGAACTGTCTATATTGCGGGAAAGAACAATCTTCTCGATATTCTTGGCTGACGGTGTTCCGATTAAAAGAAGAACCTGCGCTTTGCTTAGATTGCCAAGAACGATTTCAGCGAATCAGTGGGGATTGCTGCTCTATTTGCGGGCGGCCGCTTTCAGAATGGCCTGCTGAATGGCCCCGCTCGCATTGCTGCTTGGATTGCGTTCGCTGGGAGGAAGATGAGAACTGGCGGAGCGTTTTAACAAAAAATGTATCGCTGTTTTATTATAATAAAGGTATGAAAGAGTGGCTGGCTCGTTTTAAATATCGGGGGGATTATCATTTAGCGCGCTGTTTTGCTTCAGAAATACGGAATGAGATCCGGCGGATGGCTCCCGACAAGATCGTTCCCATTCCTTTGAGTGAGGAACGTCTGCAGGAGCGGGGGTTTAACCAAGCAAAAGCACTTGTTGAAGAAGCAGGATTTCATGCGGAAGAGCTATTAGGCCGCTTCCATACGGAAAAACAATCGAAAAAGTCACGGATTGAAAGAATTCATTTGCCGGAAGTATTTTATATGATACACCCGGCATCACTTGCCAACGAGACGGTTTTACTCGTGGACGATATTTATACGACCGGCTCTACTTTACGCCATGCGGCCAAAGTGCTGAAAAAACATGGTGCACAAACTGTGCTCGCCTTGACATTGGCAAGAGGATAG